A part of Miscanthus floridulus cultivar M001 chromosome 6, ASM1932011v1, whole genome shotgun sequence genomic DNA contains:
- the LOC136456569 gene encoding uncharacterized protein, translating into MGRGKFKGKPTGRRNFSTPEEIAAGTSGRPRTFKKKEEEEEEEQEEREESEEEESEDESNDKPKHKGTEGIIQIENPNLVKAKNIKAKEVDLGKTTELSRREREELEKQKAHERYMKLQEQGKTEQARKDLERLALIRQQRADAAKKREEEKAAKEQRKSEARK; encoded by the exons ATGGGGAGGGGAAAGTTCAAGGGAAAGCCCACCGGCCGCCGCAACTTCTCCACGCCCGAGGAGATCG CTGCTGGTACTTCAGGCCGCCCACGCACCTTTAAGAAG aaggaggaagaggaagaggaggaacaggaagaaagagaagagtcCGAGGAGGAAGAATCTGAAGACGAGTCTAATGACAAACCT AAACATAAAGGTACTGAGGGTATTATTCAGATTGAAAATCCAAACTTAGTGAAAGCCAAGAATATAAAGGCCAAGGAAGTTGAC CTTGGAAAGACAACTGAACTCTCAAGGCGCGAAAG AGAGGAGCTTGAGAAACAAAAAGCTCATGAACGTTATATGAAGCTTCAGGAGCAAGGAAAAACAGAACAAGCACGGAAAGATTTGG AACGTCTTGCTTTAATAAGACAGCAAAGGGCTGATGCTGCAAAGAAACGCGAAGAGGAGAAAGCTG CCAAGGAGCAGAGGAAGTCCGAAGCACGGAAGTAA